A single genomic interval of Bacillus smithii harbors:
- the pcp gene encoding pyroglutamyl-peptidase I → MEKKVLMTGFDAFEGERVNPALETVKILNGYQEKGVHIVAVEIPTVFRASIKKLEEAIKEEKPDVVICVGQGGGRTHITPERVAINVDDARIPDNEGNQPIDEAIVKNGPVAYWSTLPIKRIVKNLRESGIPAEVSNSAGTFVCNHLFYGLMHYLHDNAPDVRGGFIHIPYLPEQTVNKHAPSMAIETIVEGLKIAAITAALEPEDIKESGGAIH, encoded by the coding sequence ATGGAGAAAAAAGTTTTAATGACCGGTTTTGATGCTTTTGAAGGTGAGCGTGTGAATCCGGCTTTGGAAACAGTCAAAATTTTAAATGGTTACCAGGAAAAAGGGGTTCACATTGTTGCTGTAGAAATCCCAACGGTCTTTCGAGCCTCGATCAAAAAGCTGGAAGAAGCGATTAAAGAGGAGAAGCCAGATGTTGTGATCTGCGTTGGGCAGGGAGGAGGTCGAACACACATTACACCAGAGCGGGTAGCCATTAATGTGGATGATGCCAGAATTCCCGATAATGAAGGCAATCAGCCGATTGATGAGGCGATTGTAAAGAATGGTCCGGTTGCCTATTGGTCGACGCTGCCGATCAAACGCATCGTGAAGAATCTACGAGAAAGCGGTATCCCTGCAGAGGTATCTAACTCAGCCGGAACGTTTGTCTGTAATCATTTGTTTTACGGTTTAATGCATTATTTGCATGACAATGCTCCGGATGTGCGCGGAGGATTTATTCACATCCCTTATTTGCCGGAGCAGACTGTCAATAAACATGCACCGAGCATGGCAATTGAAACGATCGTTGAAGGTTTAAAAATAGCTGCCATCACTGCAGCACTCGAACCTGAGGATATAAAAGAAAGCGGTGGTGCGATTCATTAA
- a CDS encoding methyl-accepting chemotaxis protein, with translation MRKEKNQKKFRLLTILLVPIITVIALSSLLIAYVNVEKNKKLAIQSMEQQLSLSAEVMSEKVVMLKASTTREDFNRELRYAVQLNQRMFKEQNLIPIQFQITKDKEIKGLADTKLNEKIPFTKDEIDQILKQKTGIVHLHGYTMALSPLIELDNATFVIAVKDQDYIKPITHQQRMMLGFTITMILVASFIGFMTIRSIVKPITLLKRAFDQVAGGDLDTPIHIHSVSREITTLSNGFHQMVSNLRFLIQQVDHTTLQIESSSNKLRDSSNHSKATSDIVTKAMKEVVNAMERQSQYSLKSTEAIHETSHRVKQVASAIKKVDNVAMIANEKSKVGLQFINQTVKKLEEVQATFLETTEKIYTLDHKTKHIDQFVKVIQTIASQTHLLSLNASIEAARAGDEGKGFAVVAQEVKNLAEQSKQASEEIKQLTEIIRNDTENVTSAITNNSSILKEGIDMMHSTKQSFDDLISVVEQASSESKSMSSAAEIMEQKMSEMVESMSNIASIAQQISSSMQEVASITDEQDATINEVADEAKSLYVLAKDLNASLDSFKTT, from the coding sequence ATGAGAAAAGAGAAAAATCAAAAAAAGTTTCGGCTGCTCACCATATTGCTTGTGCCTATCATTACAGTGATCGCTTTATCCTCTTTGTTGATCGCCTATGTGAATGTTGAAAAAAATAAAAAGCTCGCCATCCAATCAATGGAGCAGCAGCTATCTTTATCTGCAGAAGTGATGTCGGAAAAGGTGGTCATGTTAAAAGCCTCTACGACGAGAGAAGACTTTAACCGCGAATTGCGATATGCCGTGCAGCTCAATCAAAGAATGTTTAAAGAACAAAACTTAATCCCCATCCAATTTCAAATCACAAAAGATAAAGAAATCAAAGGATTAGCGGATACGAAGTTAAACGAAAAAATTCCTTTCACTAAAGATGAAATTGACCAAATTTTGAAACAAAAAACAGGCATTGTGCATCTTCATGGCTATACGATGGCTTTATCACCATTAATCGAGCTGGATAATGCAACTTTTGTCATCGCTGTTAAAGATCAAGACTATATCAAGCCGATCACCCACCAGCAAAGAATGATGTTGGGATTCACAATCACTATGATTTTAGTAGCCAGCTTTATCGGCTTTATGACCATTCGCTCCATTGTAAAGCCTATTACGCTGCTAAAACGAGCATTTGACCAAGTGGCCGGCGGAGACTTAGATACACCTATACATATTCATTCCGTATCACGAGAAATCACGACACTGTCTAATGGATTTCATCAAATGGTCAGCAATTTAAGATTTCTCATCCAGCAAGTCGATCATACTACTTTGCAAATTGAATCATCCTCTAACAAATTAAGAGACTCTTCAAATCATTCAAAAGCAACATCAGACATCGTCACAAAGGCGATGAAAGAAGTCGTCAATGCAATGGAACGCCAATCTCAATATTCTTTAAAAAGCACCGAAGCGATTCATGAAACGTCTCATCGAGTAAAGCAAGTCGCTTCAGCGATAAAAAAAGTCGACAACGTAGCCATGATCGCCAATGAAAAATCGAAAGTAGGGCTTCAATTCATCAATCAAACAGTGAAAAAACTAGAAGAAGTACAAGCAACGTTTCTTGAAACAACAGAAAAAATTTATACGCTTGACCATAAAACGAAACATATCGATCAATTCGTCAAAGTCATTCAAACCATCGCTTCACAAACACATTTATTATCATTAAATGCATCCATCGAAGCCGCTCGAGCCGGAGACGAAGGAAAAGGTTTCGCAGTCGTCGCACAAGAAGTGAAAAATCTAGCAGAACAATCCAAACAAGCTTCAGAAGAAATTAAACAATTAACCGAAATCATCCGCAACGATACGGAAAATGTCACCAGCGCTATTACGAATAACTCCAGCATTTTAAAAGAAGGAATAGACATGATGCATTCGACAAAGCAATCTTTTGATGATCTAATATCCGTTGTGGAACAAGCCTCTTCCGAATCAAAATCCATGTCTTCCGCAGCGGAAATTATGGAACAAAAAATGAGCGAAATGGTAGAAAGCATGTCCAACATCGCCAGCATCGCCCAACAAATTTCAAGCAGCATGCAAGAAGTCGCTTCTATTACCGATGAACAAGATGCCACAATAAACGAAGTCGCAGATGAGGCAAAATCATTATATGTATTAGCCAAAGATCTAAATGCTTCCCTCGATTCATTTAAAACTACATAA
- a CDS encoding VanZ family protein — translation MNKTENGISSLKKEERYHRQESLKFLAVILWGLFLGIHTWTENLEALLRFQTIKFEWHSSPDFLQFFNFYDIQLIHPHWFWIKLGHFTGFAIMDVLLYIWLKDHKQSILISVAFAFTTEILQLFFGRDGRLYDLLIDSFGVLTVYYLLKKSTIFQKIISHFL, via the coding sequence ATGAACAAAACAGAAAACGGAATATCCAGTCTAAAAAAAGAAGAAAGGTACCACCGGCAAGAATCATTGAAATTCCTTGCCGTCATCTTATGGGGATTGTTCTTAGGCATCCATACATGGACCGAAAATTTGGAAGCGTTGCTGCGATTTCAAACCATTAAATTTGAATGGCATTCGTCCCCCGATTTTTTACAATTCTTTAACTTTTATGATATCCAGCTGATTCACCCCCATTGGTTTTGGATAAAACTTGGACACTTTACCGGCTTTGCCATCATGGATGTCCTTCTGTATATCTGGCTGAAAGATCATAAGCAGTCTATCTTGATTTCGGTCGCTTTTGCGTTCACCACCGAAATCTTGCAGCTTTTTTTCGGACGAGACGGCCGTTTATATGATCTACTGATTGATTCGTTCGGCGTATTAACCGTCTATTATCTTTTGAAGAAATCCACCATTTTTCAAAAAATCATCAGCCATTTTCTTTGA
- a CDS encoding VanZ family protein, translated as MKHKWFWWGFVLIWCGVIFSFSQFSMFTGANTAKVIHHIAQYFGLEGTNDHRDSGVFSWNFIIRKFAHLSAFGFLAFLVWKAVFPNRFSYIGAWCFTVLYAASDEWHQSFRPGRTALFSDVLIDAAGAFIVLLFIRFYIRTRRH; from the coding sequence ATGAAGCATAAATGGTTTTGGTGGGGGTTCGTGCTCATTTGGTGTGGGGTCATTTTTTCTTTTAGTCAATTTTCTATGTTTACAGGTGCAAATACGGCGAAAGTCATTCATCACATCGCTCAGTATTTTGGATTGGAGGGGACGAACGATCATCGCGATAGCGGCGTCTTTTCGTGGAATTTTATCATCCGCAAATTTGCGCATCTTTCAGCTTTTGGTTTTTTGGCTTTTCTTGTGTGGAAAGCGGTATTTCCGAATCGGTTTTCTTATATAGGAGCATGGTGTTTTACCGTATTGTATGCGGCATCGGATGAGTGGCATCAATCGTTTCGACCGGGACGGACGGCTTTATTTTCCGATGTACTGATCGATGCAGCCGGAGCATTCATTGTTTTATTGTTTATCCGTTTTTATATACGGACAAGGCGTCATTAA
- a CDS encoding carbon-nitrogen hydrolase family protein, which produces MTNQYTNVRVAVVQAASVIMDRDATTEKAISLIQEAAEKGAGIVVFPEAFIPAYPRGLTFGTSVGGRSPEGRKDWLRYWENSVPVPSETTERLGEAARKAGVYLVIGVIERDHEFSRGTLYCTVLFFGPDGSLLGKHRKMKPTASERIIWGEGDGSTLPVIDTPYGRMGALICWENYMPLARTAMYAKGVQIYIAPTADARELWQSTIRHIAAEGRCFVLSCNQYVTKDMYPTDLACYEELESSPHEMCIGGSAIVGPLGNYIHEPVYGKEDILIADLDLREIAYSQFDFDVVGHYSRPDVFQLLVNEEKKDSVKWIGSNHF; this is translated from the coding sequence ATGACAAATCAATATACAAATGTACGTGTTGCGGTTGTACAAGCGGCTTCTGTGATCATGGATCGGGATGCTACTACGGAAAAAGCGATTTCGTTGATTCAGGAGGCTGCGGAAAAAGGAGCTGGCATCGTAGTGTTTCCGGAAGCTTTCATTCCGGCGTATCCTAGAGGACTGACTTTTGGAACGAGCGTCGGCGGCCGTTCACCGGAAGGACGAAAAGATTGGCTTCGCTACTGGGAAAATTCTGTACCAGTGCCCAGTGAAACGACAGAACGGTTGGGAGAAGCGGCTCGTAAGGCAGGAGTGTATCTTGTGATCGGCGTTATTGAAAGAGATCATGAATTTAGTAGAGGAACTTTATACTGCACGGTTTTATTTTTCGGACCGGACGGCTCTTTGCTTGGAAAACATCGGAAGATGAAACCGACTGCCTCTGAACGCATTATTTGGGGAGAGGGGGATGGAAGCACGCTGCCAGTAATTGATACGCCCTATGGAAGAATGGGTGCATTAATTTGTTGGGAAAATTATATGCCGTTGGCGAGAACGGCCATGTATGCAAAAGGAGTTCAAATTTATATTGCTCCGACAGCGGATGCAAGAGAACTGTGGCAGTCTACGATTCGTCATATTGCCGCTGAAGGAAGATGTTTTGTGTTATCTTGCAATCAGTATGTGACGAAGGATATGTACCCGACGGATTTAGCGTGCTATGAAGAGCTGGAGTCTTCGCCACATGAAATGTGCATCGGCGGAAGCGCCATTGTCGGACCGCTTGGAAACTATATTCATGAACCTGTCTATGGAAAAGAAGATATTTTAATCGCCGATCTTGATTTGCGTGAGATCGCCTATAGTCAATTTGATTTTGATGTCGTTGGGCATTACTCAAGACCGGACGTATTCCAGCTGTTGGTGAATGAAGAGAAGAAAGACAGCGTTAAGTGGATAGGATCTAATCATTTCTGA